In Deinococcus sp. HSC-46F16, the following are encoded in one genomic region:
- a CDS encoding branched-chain amino acid ABC transporter permease: MTAANPIAPRRVAPAPDRTGLLLLIFVVTSALLLVSHNRALLDTLGGLGTLLRNPIVEAIVVSLFLANVLFAYLWRAAPWAKALVGLGSLLLILPWAGQEDTSLLDLSIQIMIFAALALGLNIVVGLAGLLDLGYVAFFAVGAYTWGIFASPRFAEIGRYFTENPGANAAATAVLGGVTLLAGLGGYLALQRRRADDLSGAGAWGLTLLLVAGWVGFFFAGRALFTLGERPWSTAALGLGLVPVGVGLLYLAYGESRGRNVRGALLNLSRVLLALAGVAGMVLVARSILLLTAEGISGLATGIDPNFFWLFLALSVFAAAVVGVLIGLPVLRLKGDYLAIITLGLGEVIRVLANNLDLYSAGSQGITPIKSASVGWFDTLAARLGFAEDQYGLLFLYVLSLVMVALILLVNVRLDRSRIGRAWIAIRDDEVAAQAMGVPLVQTKLIAFATGASFAGAMGMIFAAKQTFVSPESFNLFQSIGVLSMVILGGMGSFPGVILGAAVVTLLNLRILPGLGEATAGLSWIPQQANPGQLQRLIFGAILVAMMLLRPEGLLPSRRRTLELHGQDNQEDDSVKGTGPALTGGGGDVFSPGLETRKEDEPAGGAK; the protein is encoded by the coding sequence ATGACGGCCGCCAACCCGATAGCCCCGCGCCGGGTGGCCCCGGCCCCCGACCGCACCGGGCTGCTGCTGCTGATCTTCGTGGTCACGAGTGCGCTGCTGCTCGTCTCGCACAACCGGGCGCTGCTCGACACCCTGGGCGGCCTGGGAACGCTGCTGCGCAATCCCATCGTGGAAGCGATCGTCGTGTCGCTCTTTCTGGCGAACGTGCTGTTCGCGTACCTGTGGCGGGCCGCGCCCTGGGCCAAGGCGCTCGTCGGGCTGGGCAGCCTGCTCCTGATCCTGCCGTGGGCCGGGCAGGAGGACACCTCGCTGCTCGACCTGAGCATCCAGATCATGATCTTCGCGGCGCTCGCGCTGGGGTTGAACATCGTGGTGGGCCTCGCGGGGCTGCTGGACCTGGGGTACGTGGCGTTCTTTGCGGTGGGCGCGTATACCTGGGGCATCTTCGCCAGCCCGCGCTTCGCGGAGATCGGGCGCTACTTCACGGAGAATCCGGGGGCAAATGCGGCCGCCACCGCCGTGCTGGGAGGAGTGACCCTGCTCGCCGGGCTGGGCGGCTATCTGGCGCTCCAGCGCCGCCGGGCCGACGACCTGTCGGGAGCGGGGGCCTGGGGGCTGACGCTGCTGCTCGTCGCCGGATGGGTGGGGTTCTTTTTCGCGGGGCGGGCGCTGTTCACCCTGGGCGAGCGTCCCTGGAGCACGGCCGCACTGGGGCTGGGGCTGGTCCCGGTCGGGGTGGGGCTGCTGTACCTGGCGTATGGCGAGAGCCGGGGCCGGAACGTGCGCGGAGCGCTGCTGAACCTCAGCCGGGTGCTGCTCGCGCTTGCGGGCGTGGCCGGGATGGTGCTGGTCGCGCGGAGCATCCTGCTGCTGACGGCTGAGGGCATCAGCGGGCTGGCGACCGGCATCGACCCAAATTTCTTCTGGCTGTTTCTGGCGCTCAGTGTCTTCGCGGCGGCGGTCGTGGGCGTGCTGATCGGCCTGCCGGTGCTGCGGCTCAAGGGTGATTACCTCGCCATCATCACGCTGGGGCTGGGGGAAGTCATCCGGGTGCTGGCAAACAACCTCGACCTGTACTCGGCCGGGTCGCAGGGCATCACGCCCATCAAGAGCGCGTCGGTGGGCTGGTTCGACACGCTGGCGGCGCGGCTGGGCTTCGCGGAGGACCAGTACGGCCTGCTCTTCCTGTACGTGCTCTCGCTGGTCATGGTGGCGCTGATCCTGCTGGTGAACGTGCGGCTGGACCGCTCGCGCATCGGGCGGGCCTGGATCGCCATCCGTGACGACGAGGTCGCGGCGCAGGCGATGGGCGTGCCGCTGGTGCAGACCAAGCTGATCGCCTTTGCGACCGGCGCGAGTTTCGCGGGCGCGATGGGCATGATCTTCGCGGCCAAGCAGACCTTCGTTTCTCCCGAGAGCTTCAACCTCTTCCAGTCCATCGGCGTGCTGAGCATGGTGATTCTGGGCGGGATGGGGTCCTTTCCCGGCGTGATCCTGGGAGCGGCGGTGGTGACGCTGCTCAACCTGCGCATCCTGCCGGGGCTGGGCGAGGCGACGGCGGGCCTGAGCTGGATTCCGCAGCAGGCCAATCCGGGGCAGCTCCAGCGCCTGATCTTCGGGGCGATTCTGGTCGCCATGATGCTGCTGCGCCCCGAAGGGCTGCTGCCCAGCCGACGCCGCACGCTGGAACTGCACGGGCAGGACAACCAGGAAGACGACAGCGTCAAGGGCACCGGCCCCGCGCTCACGGGAGGCGGGGGCGACGTGTTCAGCCCCGGCCTGGAAACGCGCAAGGAAGACGAACCGGCGGGAGGAGCCAAGTGA
- a CDS encoding branched-chain amino acid ABC transporter permease, with translation MDLATLLPFLVNVIAGGLVLGFVYAIIALGYTMVYGVLQLINFAHSEVFVTGAVVGFEVFRVLTPSPMNGYLKLLIALLAAMVISGLLNVLIERLAYRPLRNAPKLVPLITAIGVSLVLQDVLRLIEGFQGRFDLTYTLPEGFSGKFCGEGSSCVALGNALRTIGLDLQLKDVILIAVSLLSLAVLNYLVNRTRLGKAIRAVAQDRVTAGLMGIDSNRMISATFLIGGALGGISGVLFGMKFGTVNAYSGFDPGIIAFTAAVLGGIGSIPGAVLGGLTLGIIQNLIGVTNIFGGLLGVANLEAIDASYQRIGAFIVLVLILIFKPTGLLGKSNVEKV, from the coding sequence TTGGATCTCGCCACACTGCTGCCGTTTCTCGTGAACGTGATCGCGGGCGGCCTCGTGCTGGGCTTCGTGTACGCGATCATCGCGCTGGGGTACACCATGGTGTACGGCGTGCTGCAACTGATCAACTTCGCCCACTCGGAGGTGTTCGTGACGGGCGCGGTCGTGGGCTTCGAGGTCTTCCGGGTGCTGACGCCCAGCCCCATGAACGGGTACCTGAAGCTCTTGATCGCCCTGCTGGCGGCGATGGTGATCTCGGGGCTGCTCAACGTGCTGATCGAGCGCCTGGCCTACCGTCCCCTCAGGAACGCGCCCAAGCTGGTGCCGCTGATCACAGCGATCGGCGTGTCGCTGGTCTTGCAGGACGTGCTGCGGCTGATCGAGGGCTTCCAGGGCCGCTTCGACCTGACCTACACGCTGCCCGAGGGCTTTTCGGGCAAGTTCTGCGGCGAGGGCAGCAGCTGCGTGGCCCTGGGCAACGCCCTGCGGACGATCGGCCTGGACCTGCAACTCAAGGACGTGATCCTGATCGCGGTGTCGCTGCTGAGCCTGGCGGTGCTGAACTACCTGGTCAACCGCACCCGGCTGGGCAAGGCGATTCGCGCCGTGGCGCAAGACCGCGTGACCGCCGGACTGATGGGCATCGATTCGAACCGCATGATCAGCGCGACCTTCCTGATCGGCGGGGCGCTGGGCGGCATCAGCGGCGTGCTGTTCGGGATGAAGTTCGGGACGGTCAATGCCTACTCGGGCTTCGACCCCGGCATCATCGCCTTTACGGCCGCCGTACTGGGCGGCATCGGCTCGATTCCCGGCGCGGTGCTGGGCGGGCTGACGCTGGGCATCATTCAGAACCTGATCGGCGTGACGAACATCTTTGGCGGGCTGCTGGGAGTCGCCAACCTGGAAGCGATTGACGCCTCCTACCAGCGCATCGGGGCCTTTATCGTCCTGGTGCTGATCCTGATCTTCAAGCCCACCGGCCTGCTCGGCAAGAGCAACGTGGAGAAGGTATGA
- a CDS encoding branched-chain amino acid ABC transporter substrate-binding protein yields the protein MKSTALSLSVLAALALGSASAQTTVKIATLSPLSGGQSDLGTQIRNGAQLAVNEYKAQFQKLGMNLQLTAYDDQADPATGTAQARKIAADRSILAVVGTLNSGVAIPSSQALVSSRVAMVSPANTANNVTDRGLSNMNRIVARDDAQGPAGANFLTDNLKAKKVYLLNDKTAYGEGLTKEVEKALKAKGVQVVGNEGTEEKSDFSSIIAKIRLQRPDAIYFGGIYNQIGVFIKQLREAGITTPVMGGDGMDSSELATIAGKGATNIYFTTVAAPIDALPAAKTFAANFQKTFKDQAQGFAAFGYDAAKVVLQGILAAHKANGNKVPSRTQVESAIRKGNFSGLLSGNVAFNSVGDRKSATLYVMNVQGGKYRLSARLPVRPARQ from the coding sequence ATGAAGAGCACCGCCCTGAGCCTGTCCGTGTTGGCCGCCCTCGCCCTGGGAAGCGCCAGCGCCCAGACCACCGTCAAGATCGCCACGCTCTCTCCGCTCTCCGGCGGGCAGAGCGACCTTGGCACCCAGATTCGCAACGGCGCCCAGCTCGCCGTGAACGAGTACAAGGCGCAGTTCCAGAAGCTGGGGATGAACCTCCAGCTCACCGCCTACGACGACCAGGCCGACCCCGCGACCGGGACCGCGCAGGCCCGCAAGATCGCCGCCGACCGCTCCATCCTCGCGGTCGTGGGCACCCTGAATTCGGGCGTGGCGATTCCCAGCAGCCAGGCGCTGGTGTCCAGCCGCGTGGCGATGGTCAGCCCGGCGAACACCGCGAACAACGTGACCGACCGTGGGCTCAGCAACATGAACCGCATCGTCGCCCGTGACGACGCGCAGGGTCCGGCGGGCGCGAACTTCCTGACCGACAACCTCAAGGCCAAGAAGGTCTACCTGCTCAACGACAAGACCGCGTACGGCGAGGGCCTGACCAAGGAAGTGGAAAAGGCGCTCAAGGCCAAGGGCGTGCAGGTCGTGGGCAACGAGGGCACGGAAGAAAAGAGCGACTTCTCCTCCATCATCGCCAAGATCCGCCTCCAGCGCCCTGACGCCATCTACTTCGGCGGCATCTACAACCAGATCGGCGTGTTTATCAAGCAGCTCCGGGAAGCTGGGATTACCACGCCGGTGATGGGCGGCGACGGGATGGACAGCTCCGAACTCGCGACCATCGCGGGCAAGGGCGCCACCAACATCTATTTCACGACCGTGGCCGCGCCCATCGACGCGCTTCCGGCGGCCAAGACCTTTGCCGCCAACTTCCAGAAGACCTTCAAGGATCAGGCCCAGGGCTTCGCGGCCTTTGGCTACGACGCCGCCAAGGTCGTGCTGCAGGGCATCCTGGCCGCGCACAAGGCCAACGGCAACAAGGTGCCCAGCCGCACGCAGGTCGAGTCGGCGATCCGCAAGGGCAACTTCAGCGGGCTGCTCTCGGGCAACGTGGCCTTTAACAGCGTGGGCGACCGCAAGAGCGCGACCCTCTACGTGATGAACGTGCAGGGCGGCAAGTACCGCCTCTCGGCCCGCCTGCCCGTTCGTCCCGCCCGCCAGTAA
- the glnA gene encoding type I glutamate--ammonia ligase, whose translation MTPALSAAARRLLDRLNDEEVEFLRLQFTDILGATKNVEVPRSQFEKALRGDVTFDGSAVEGFTRVEESDMLLAPDLSTFLIYPPFSDEDREGGRVARLICDVTLPDGTPFGGDPRQVLRRQVERAAALGFEMLVGTEPEFFLFERPVPGSGARQGTVTHDRAGYFDLAPVDRGERIRREITQHLVGMGFEIEAAHHEVAPGQHEIDFRYAPALEAADRLATFKFVVKRVALEHGLLASFLPKPIAGVSGSGMHCHLSLMRGGENAFAEAGAEDGLSPTARQFIAGLLEHAGGLAAVTNPLVNSYKRLVPGFEAPVNAAWSTGNRSALIRIPAKRGASTRAEVRMPDPSCNPYLALAVMLAAGLDGIERRLEPPPAIARNIFRMTVREKRHHRVRDLPGDLREAVDELERDEVLAAALGEHVMDRYVTAKRTEWAEYNATVHAWELERYLDLI comes from the coding sequence ATGACCCCTGCCCTGTCCGCCGCTGCCCGCCGCCTGCTCGACCGCCTGAATGACGAAGAGGTCGAGTTTCTGCGGCTGCAATTCACTGACATCCTGGGCGCGACGAAGAATGTGGAGGTGCCGCGCTCGCAGTTCGAAAAGGCCCTGCGCGGCGACGTGACGTTCGACGGCAGCGCGGTGGAGGGCTTTACCCGCGTCGAGGAGAGCGACATGCTGCTCGCGCCGGACCTCTCCACCTTCCTGATCTACCCGCCCTTCTCGGACGAGGACCGCGAGGGGGGCCGGGTCGCGCGGCTGATCTGCGACGTGACGCTGCCCGACGGCACGCCGTTCGGGGGCGACCCCCGGCAGGTGCTGCGGCGGCAGGTCGAGCGGGCCGCCGCGTTGGGGTTCGAGATGCTGGTGGGCACCGAACCCGAGTTCTTCCTGTTCGAGCGCCCGGTGCCCGGCAGTGGGGCGCGGCAGGGCACGGTGACGCACGACCGGGCAGGCTACTTCGACCTCGCGCCCGTGGACCGGGGCGAGCGGATCCGGCGGGAGATCACCCAGCACCTCGTCGGCATGGGCTTCGAGATCGAGGCCGCTCACCACGAGGTCGCGCCAGGGCAGCACGAGATCGACTTCCGCTACGCCCCCGCGCTGGAGGCCGCCGACCGCCTCGCGACCTTCAAGTTCGTGGTCAAGCGGGTGGCGCTGGAGCACGGGCTGCTCGCGAGCTTTCTGCCCAAGCCCATCGCGGGGGTCAGCGGCTCGGGAATGCACTGTCACCTCAGCCTGATGCGCGGCGGCGAGAACGCCTTTGCGGAGGCAGGAGCCGAAGACGGCCTCTCCCCCACCGCGCGGCAGTTTATCGCGGGGCTGCTGGAGCACGCGGGGGGATTGGCGGCGGTGACCAATCCGCTGGTGAACTCTTACAAGCGGTTGGTCCCCGGCTTCGAGGCCCCGGTCAACGCGGCCTGGAGCACGGGCAACCGCTCGGCGCTGATCCGCATTCCGGCCAAGCGCGGCGCCTCCACCCGCGCCGAGGTGCGGATGCCGGACCCCAGTTGCAACCCCTACCTCGCCCTCGCAGTGATGTTGGCGGCCGGGCTGGACGGCATCGAGCGCAGGCTGGAGCCCCCGCCTGCCATCGCCCGCAACATCTTCCGCATGACCGTGCGCGAAAAAAGGCACCACCGGGTGCGCGACCTGCCGGGCGACCTGCGCGAGGCCGTGGACGAACTGGAGCGCGACGAGGTGCTGGCGGCGGCCCTCGGGGAACATGTAATGGACCGGTACGTCACGGCCAAACGGACGGAGTGGGCCGAGTACAACGCCACCGTCCACGCCTGGGAGCTCGAGCGCTACCTCGACCTGATCTGA
- a CDS encoding glutamine synthetase III, with protein MNHDFDVLTAARNWRVERGEVPTPAEVVSELFARDVLTLEELKARLSKPAYKSLRATVERGERLDAGIADTVALAMKTWAMERGATHYTHWFQPLTGSTAEKHDAFVSPNGDGLAIAAFSGKELIQAEPDASSFPSGGLRATFEARGYTAWDPSSPAFIIRHSNGATLCIPTAFASWTGEALDLKTPLLRSAEALNKAVAPALHLFGASEGTRVVSTVGAEQEYFLVAEEYYFRRPDLVMTGRTLFGARPPRGQELEDHYFGAIPDRVLSFMTDAELQLYALGIPVKTRHNEVAPGQFEIAPIFEPSNVAADHQQLLMQVLSNTARKYGLVCLMHEKPFAGVNGSGKHCNWSMGTDAGENLLEPGDTPHENLQFLFFCTAVLKAVDEHQDLLRISVAGASNDHRLGANEAPPAILSIFLGSELTDILDRIESGEGGRGPEAGLLGLGSSVLPRIPRHAGDRNRTSPFAFTGNKFEFRAVGSSQSISFPVTVLNTIVADAVQTLTAELQARLTRGLELDEAVGELVRETYAAHKRIVFNGDGYSEEWHREAEEERGLLNLRTSVDAIEHLSDEKNVRLFEGFGVLTERELAARQEILFDIYFKTVNIEGETTESVAQTMILPAAVAYLGDLARAGGSRAVRETTAEVEAAADELYDALGTLREQNRALGGDTVHEKAHHMRDQILPAMAGVRQAADRLEKLVANAHWPLPSYRQMLFVK; from the coding sequence ATGAACCACGACTTTGACGTGCTGACCGCCGCCCGCAACTGGCGGGTCGAACGGGGCGAGGTGCCCACCCCTGCCGAGGTCGTCAGCGAGCTGTTCGCCCGCGACGTGCTGACGCTGGAGGAGCTCAAGGCCCGGCTGTCCAAACCCGCCTACAAGAGCCTGCGGGCGACCGTGGAGCGCGGGGAGCGGCTCGACGCCGGCATCGCGGATACGGTCGCGCTCGCCATGAAGACCTGGGCGATGGAGCGCGGCGCGACCCACTACACCCACTGGTTCCAGCCGCTCACCGGCTCGACCGCCGAGAAGCACGACGCTTTCGTCTCGCCCAACGGGGACGGCCTGGCGATCGCGGCCTTCAGCGGCAAGGAACTGATCCAGGCCGAACCTGACGCCTCCTCCTTTCCGTCGGGCGGCCTGCGGGCCACCTTCGAGGCGCGGGGGTACACCGCCTGGGACCCCTCCAGCCCGGCCTTTATCATCCGGCACAGCAACGGGGCGACCCTGTGCATCCCGACTGCCTTCGCCTCGTGGACCGGGGAGGCGCTCGACCTCAAGACGCCGCTGCTGCGTTCGGCCGAGGCGCTGAACAAGGCCGTCGCGCCCGCCCTGCACCTCTTCGGCGCGTCCGAGGGCACGCGGGTGGTCAGCACGGTGGGCGCCGAGCAGGAATACTTCCTGGTGGCCGAGGAGTACTACTTCCGCCGCCCCGACCTCGTGATGACCGGGCGGACCCTCTTCGGGGCGCGGCCCCCGCGCGGGCAGGAACTCGAAGACCACTACTTCGGCGCGATTCCCGACCGGGTCTTGAGCTTCATGACGGACGCGGAATTGCAGCTTTACGCCCTGGGCATCCCGGTCAAGACCCGCCACAACGAGGTCGCGCCGGGCCAGTTCGAGATCGCGCCCATCTTCGAGCCCAGCAACGTGGCTGCCGACCACCAGCAACTGCTGATGCAGGTCCTGAGCAACACCGCCCGCAAGTACGGCTTGGTCTGCCTGATGCACGAGAAGCCCTTCGCGGGCGTCAACGGCTCGGGCAAGCACTGCAACTGGAGCATGGGCACCGACGCGGGCGAGAACCTGCTGGAACCCGGCGACACCCCGCACGAGAACCTCCAGTTCCTGTTCTTCTGTACGGCGGTCCTCAAGGCCGTGGACGAGCATCAGGACCTGCTGCGCATCTCGGTCGCGGGCGCGAGCAACGACCACCGCCTCGGCGCGAACGAGGCGCCGCCCGCGATCCTCTCGATCTTCCTGGGCAGCGAACTCACCGACATCCTCGACCGCATCGAATCCGGCGAGGGCGGGCGCGGGCCGGAAGCCGGGCTGCTGGGCCTGGGCTCCAGCGTGCTGCCGCGCATTCCCCGTCACGCCGGGGACCGCAACCGCACCAGTCCCTTCGCCTTTACCGGCAACAAATTCGAGTTCCGCGCGGTGGGGTCCTCGCAGAGCATCTCCTTCCCGGTGACGGTGCTGAACACCATCGTCGCGGACGCCGTGCAGACCCTGACCGCCGAATTGCAGGCCCGCCTGACGCGCGGCCTGGAACTCGACGAGGCGGTCGGCGAACTCGTGCGCGAGACTTACGCGGCCCACAAGCGCATCGTCTTTAACGGGGACGGCTACTCGGAAGAATGGCACCGCGAGGCCGAGGAGGAGCGCGGCCTGCTCAACCTGCGGACCAGTGTGGACGCCATCGAGCACCTGTCCGACGAGAAGAACGTGCGCCTGTTCGAGGGCTTCGGCGTGCTGACCGAGCGTGAACTCGCCGCCCGGCAGGAAATCCTCTTCGACATCTACTTCAAGACCGTGAACATCGAGGGCGAGACGACCGAATCGGTCGCGCAGACGATGATCCTGCCCGCCGCCGTCGCCTACCTCGGGGACCTTGCGCGGGCGGGGGGCAGCCGGGCGGTGCGCGAGACGACGGCCGAGGTCGAGGCCGCCGCCGACGAGCTGTACGACGCCCTGGGGACCCTGCGCGAGCAGAACCGGGCGCTGGGCGGCGACACCGTGCATGAAAAGGCCCACCACATGCGCGACCAGATTCTCCCCGCGATGGCCGGGGTGCGGCAGGCCGCCGACCGCCTGGAAAAGCTGGTCGCCAACGCGCACTGGCCGCTGCCGAGCTACCGGCAGATGCTGTTCGTGAAGTAA
- a CDS encoding AAC(3) family N-acetyltransferase, translating into MLNLRRKPVVTPSDLGEGLATLGFSGSEHVMVHASLRSFGQLEGGAKAVVDALAERTATVVAPAFTYGTLLRHATSPVHQRFHRDLRVSRDIGRVPQELVDRADAVRSFHPTLSFIALGQAAEQVAGVQTLESPYQPIGALYDLDGFALMMGVDFGSNTSVHYGEHVAGMPLLTRYVPVGGEVRATAFPNCSAAFGRVKPHVVGQSVTVGSATLELYRVRDLVDATVRLVTANPEALLCDYSSCRCQEVRRLVRERGLTPRPHGAA; encoded by the coding sequence GTGCTGAACCTGCGCCGCAAGCCCGTCGTCACGCCCTCCGATCTCGGCGAGGGGCTGGCGACCCTGGGGTTCTCCGGCTCCGAGCATGTGATGGTGCACGCCAGCTTGCGCTCGTTCGGGCAACTGGAGGGCGGGGCGAAGGCGGTGGTGGACGCGCTGGCGGAACGGACCGCGACGGTGGTGGCCCCGGCCTTTACCTACGGCACGCTGCTGCGGCACGCGACTTCCCCGGTGCATCAGCGCTTTCACCGTGACCTGCGCGTCAGCCGCGACATCGGCCGGGTGCCGCAGGAGCTCGTGGACCGCGCGGACGCCGTGCGCTCCTTTCACCCCACCCTGTCCTTTATCGCGCTGGGGCAGGCGGCCGAGCAGGTCGCGGGAGTGCAGACGCTGGAGAGTCCCTACCAGCCCATCGGGGCGCTGTACGACCTGGACGGCTTCGCGCTGATGATGGGCGTGGACTTCGGCAGCAACACCAGCGTCCATTACGGCGAGCATGTAGCCGGGATGCCGCTGCTCACCCGCTACGTGCCCGTCGGCGGCGAGGTGCGGGCTACCGCGTTTCCCAACTGCTCGGCGGCCTTCGGACGGGTCAAGCCTCACGTCGTGGGCCAGAGTGTCACCGTGGGGAGCGCGACCCTGGAGCTGTACCGGGTGCGCGACCTGGTGGACGCGACTGTGCGGCTCGTCACCGCGAATCCCGAGGCCCTGCTGTGCGACTACTCCTCGTGTCGCTGCCAGGAGGTCCGCCGCCTTGTCCGCGAGCGCGGCCTGACCCCCCGCCCGCACGGGGCCGCATGA
- a CDS encoding alanine--tRNA ligase-related protein: protein MTRPLYYDDPTQLSFAATVTAVEAGRVALDATAFYPEGGGQNADTGRLRWEGGEARVTDTQKDKAGGSIWHMLEGSPPPVGTPVTGEVDAARRWRQMARHSGEHLLAQAFFRVNPAFRVAAVGMRGPDCTLDLEGFPTEADARAAEELLRETLGRHDLTLETRVVPEAELPNYPLRRPPQVRGQVRLVIFRDGAGVPFDVSACGGVHVPRAGMAAPVVVLRTERIRSGLTRVVFRAGEEAAEFLAATYRDARALAQGFSVGVPELPARVTALGHERDALKAEAAALRTRLAAALVTAAPAGEIAGVPLRTLTLDDPAILPDVLAATPPGEVCAAVTLGGRCGVGSGRAEVPAGALLTEVLKVTGGRGGGRPDLAQGQTAEPSAFLSAVRAQLGARAAPSP from the coding sequence ATGACCCGGCCGCTGTACTACGACGACCCCACCCAGCTCAGCTTCGCGGCCACGGTGACGGCGGTGGAGGCGGGCCGCGTCGCCCTGGACGCCACCGCCTTCTACCCCGAGGGCGGCGGCCAGAATGCCGACACGGGGAGGCTGCGCTGGGAGGGCGGCGAGGCCCGCGTCACCGACACGCAGAAGGACAAGGCGGGTGGGTCAATCTGGCACATGTTGGAGGGCAGCCCGCCCCCCGTGGGCACGCCGGTCACGGGCGAGGTGGACGCCGCCCGCCGCTGGCGGCAGATGGCCCGCCACAGCGGGGAGCATCTGCTCGCGCAGGCGTTTTTCCGCGTCAACCCCGCCTTCCGCGTCGCGGCCGTCGGCATGCGCGGACCCGACTGCACCCTCGACCTCGAAGGCTTCCCGACCGAGGCCGACGCGCGGGCCGCTGAGGAATTGCTGCGCGAAACGCTCGGCCGCCATGACCTGACCCTGGAGACGCGGGTGGTCCCCGAGGCCGAGTTGCCGAACTACCCCCTGCGCCGTCCTCCCCAGGTGCGCGGGCAGGTGCGGCTGGTGATCTTCCGGGACGGGGCGGGCGTGCCCTTCGACGTAAGCGCCTGCGGCGGCGTCCACGTTCCCCGCGCGGGGATGGCCGCGCCCGTGGTCGTCCTGCGCACCGAGCGCATCCGCTCCGGCCTGACGCGGGTGGTCTTCCGGGCGGGCGAGGAGGCGGCCGAGTTCCTGGCCGCGACCTACCGGGACGCGCGGGCGCTCGCGCAGGGCTTCAGCGTGGGGGTGCCCGAGTTGCCCGCACGGGTGACCGCCCTGGGCCACGAGCGGGACGCGCTGAAAGCGGAGGCGGCGGCCCTGCGGACCCGGCTCGCCGCCGCGCTGGTTACCGCTGCCCCCGCCGGGGAGATCGCGGGCGTGCCGCTGCGGACCCTGACCCTGGACGACCCCGCCATCCTCCCCGACGTGCTGGCCGCGACCCCCCCCGGCGAGGTGTGCGCCGCCGTCACTCTGGGGGGACGCTGCGGGGTGGGCAGTGGACGGGCCGAGGTTCCCGCCGGGGCTTTGTTGACGGAGGTGTTGAAGGTCACCGGGGGCCGGGGCGGTGGGCGACCCGACCTCGCGCAGGGGCAGACGGCGGAGCCTTCCGCCTTTCTGAGCGCGGTGCGGGCACAGTTGGGAGCGCGGGCCGCTCCCTCCCCCTGA